The following are encoded in a window of Solibacillus sp. FSL R7-0668 genomic DNA:
- a CDS encoding iron chelate uptake ABC transporter family permease subunit has translation MRKNSTKLIVLAVIAIICVLLFCFYNIQGGFSYAFPKRVERVLAMIITGTAIAYATVTFQTVTHNRLLTPSMMGVDSMYEVVQTVIFFFAGSASVFVVSRYLNFGLSIVAMVLFALILYRFLFRADKYPIFLLLLAGMIIGTLLGSFVTFLQVIIDPVEYESLQSRLFASFMNVKTELLLIALVILGAAFIYGYRLLRDLDVMSLGRENAMNLGVNYDGVVLKVLILSSVLIATSTALVGPITFLGLIVSNLAYQYFATYKHSVLIAGASLISIIALVGGQFLVLHVFNLSTTISVMINFVGGLYFIYLILRESRRAA, from the coding sequence ATGCGAAAAAATAGTACGAAGCTTATTGTGTTAGCAGTGATTGCTATTATTTGTGTGTTGTTGTTTTGTTTTTATAATATCCAAGGGGGCTTTAGCTATGCCTTTCCAAAGCGAGTAGAGCGCGTACTTGCGATGATTATTACAGGTACAGCGATTGCATATGCAACTGTGACATTCCAAACTGTCACGCATAACCGTTTATTAACGCCTTCTATGATGGGGGTAGACTCGATGTATGAAGTTGTACAGACCGTCATCTTCTTCTTTGCGGGCTCTGCATCGGTCTTTGTAGTAAGCCGTTATTTAAACTTTGGTTTATCGATTGTAGCGATGGTGCTATTTGCCCTTATTTTGTATCGTTTCTTATTCCGTGCAGATAAATATCCGATTTTCTTATTGCTACTTGCAGGAATGATTATTGGGACATTGCTCGGAAGCTTTGTTACATTTCTACAGGTCATTATTGATCCGGTAGAATATGAAAGCTTACAATCGCGTTTATTTGCAAGCTTTATGAATGTGAAAACAGAGCTGTTATTAATTGCGCTTGTTATTTTAGGCGCTGCGTTTATTTATGGATATCGCCTATTACGTGACTTAGATGTGATGTCTTTAGGACGCGAAAATGCGATGAATTTAGGGGTCAATTATGATGGTGTCGTGTTAAAAGTATTAATTTTATCTTCCGTTTTAATTGCTACTTCTACCGCTTTAGTTGGACCGATTACATTTTTAGGGTTAATCGTGTCGAATTTAGCGTATCAATATTTTGCAACGTATAAGCATTCCGTATTAATTGCGGGTGCAAGTTTGATTAGTATTATTGCACTTGTCGGAGGGCAGTTCCTTGTTCTACATGTCTTTAACTTGAGTACAACAATAAGTGTAATGATCAACTTTGTCGGTGGTCTGTACTTTATTTACCTAATCCTGAGAGAAAGTAGGAGAGCAGCATGA
- a CDS encoding ABC transporter permease, whose translation MRLWMLVVATIILSFVSLFIGAIDIKPSDLLDLDSDKTQIFLMSRVPRLMAIILAGAGMGISGLIMQSLSRNKFVSPTTSGTLDAAKLGIVVSMVFFTSVGYMEKILFSFTFALIGMMIFMRLLESIKFKDAIFVPLIGIMYGNIIGAISTFIAYEAEVMQSIDTFFLGSFTLVVSGRYELLYVAVPAIFLAYLYANKFTVAGMGEDFAKNLGLSYRTVLNLGLVLVAIISTTVVLTVGIIPFLGLIIPNLVSLYLGDNLRKTIPHTIFLGAAFLLFCDIISRIIVYPFEIPVNTTVAVIGSAIFLVMLFRGKAYAKK comes from the coding sequence ATGAGACTTTGGATGCTTGTTGTCGCAACTATCATCTTGTCCTTCGTATCACTATTTATCGGAGCAATCGACATTAAACCATCTGATTTATTGGACCTTGATTCAGATAAAACACAGATTTTCTTAATGAGTCGAGTGCCGCGATTAATGGCGATCATACTTGCTGGGGCAGGGATGGGTATTTCAGGTTTAATTATGCAAAGCTTAAGTCGTAACAAGTTCGTATCACCGACAACTTCGGGAACACTTGATGCTGCAAAGCTTGGTATTGTAGTATCGATGGTATTTTTCACAAGTGTAGGCTATATGGAGAAAATCCTCTTCAGTTTTACATTTGCATTAATCGGTATGATGATTTTCATGCGTCTTCTTGAAAGTATTAAATTCAAGGATGCTATTTTCGTTCCATTAATCGGGATTATGTACGGAAATATTATTGGTGCGATTTCGACATTTATTGCCTATGAAGCAGAAGTGATGCAAAGTATAGACACATTCTTCTTAGGTAGCTTTACGCTTGTTGTTTCAGGTCGTTATGAGCTACTGTATGTAGCAGTTCCAGCCATCTTTTTAGCGTATTTATATGCGAATAAATTTACGGTTGCAGGTATGGGTGAGGACTTTGCTAAGAATTTAGGATTAAGCTATCGTACTGTATTAAATCTCGGTTTAGTACTGGTTGCAATTATTTCTACAACGGTTGTATTAACTGTTGGGATTATTCCATTTTTAGGATTAATCATACCGAACTTAGTTTCGTTGTATTTAGGAGACAATTTACGTAAAACGATTCCACATACGATTTTCTTAGGGGCTGCATTCCTATTGTTCTGTGACATCATTAGTCGTATTATTGTTTATCCATTTGAAATTCCAGTAAATACAACCGTTGCTGTAATCGGCAGTGCCATCTTCTTAGTGATGTTATTTAGGGGGAAAGCATATGCGAAAAAATAG
- the menC gene encoding o-succinylbenzoate synthase, whose product MKLVEVILYEVEMNMKTPFTTSLGTMQNKKFIVLEAKDEAGTIGWGEGVAFEEPSYTEETFKTSLHMLEDFLIPMLLGKEITHPDEVYDMFRPIRRNQMAKASIEGAVWDIYAQQQNQSLAEAIGGTRQKIEVGISIGLQPTDEQLLATIERFLEQGYKRIKVKIKPGKDIELLRTIRKVFPNVPLMADANSSYQLQDVEHLKQLDEFKLMMIEQPLAHDDFIDHAALQKQIQTPICLDESITSLEDAIKAIAAGGCGVVNIKIARVGGISEAKRIHDYCEEKNIPVWCGGMLEAGIGRAQNVALTSLPNFTMPGDTAASSRYWDEDIITPEVIVDNGYITVPQAIGLGYQVNRMALEKYTMNKRVFTI is encoded by the coding sequence ATGAAATTAGTAGAAGTAATATTATATGAAGTCGAAATGAACATGAAAACGCCTTTTACAACTAGCTTAGGCACGATGCAAAATAAGAAATTCATTGTACTTGAAGCAAAGGATGAAGCCGGTACGATTGGTTGGGGAGAGGGCGTGGCGTTTGAGGAGCCTTCCTATACGGAGGAAACCTTTAAAACATCGCTACATATGCTAGAGGATTTTTTAATTCCTATGTTGCTAGGTAAGGAAATAACACATCCGGATGAAGTATATGATATGTTCCGCCCGATTCGTCGAAATCAAATGGCAAAAGCGTCCATTGAAGGTGCGGTATGGGATATTTATGCCCAGCAGCAAAACCAATCTTTAGCTGAAGCAATCGGTGGTACGCGGCAAAAAATTGAAGTGGGGATTAGCATCGGATTACAGCCGACTGATGAGCAACTACTTGCGACAATCGAGCGTTTTTTAGAGCAGGGCTATAAACGAATCAAGGTGAAAATTAAACCGGGCAAGGACATTGAGCTTTTACGAACGATTCGCAAAGTCTTTCCGAATGTTCCACTTATGGCAGATGCCAACTCATCGTATCAGCTACAAGATGTCGAGCATTTAAAGCAACTCGATGAATTTAAGCTAATGATGATTGAGCAGCCGCTTGCCCATGATGATTTCATTGACCATGCGGCATTACAAAAGCAAATTCAAACACCAATTTGTTTAGATGAAAGTATTACGTCTTTAGAGGATGCGATTAAGGCAATTGCAGCTGGTGGATGCGGTGTTGTGAACATTAAAATTGCTAGAGTAGGTGGTATTAGTGAGGCAAAACGCATCCATGATTACTGCGAGGAAAAAAATATTCCAGTCTGGTGCGGTGGCATGCTAGAGGCAGGGATTGGTCGTGCGCAAAATGTAGCATTGACAAGTCTACCAAATTTCACGATGCCAGGGGATACGGCTGCATCAAGTCGTTATTGGGATGAGGATATTATTACGCCAGAAGTAATAGTAGATAACGGTTATATAACCGTGCCACAAGCAATAGGTTTAGGTTATCAGGTAAACCGCATGGCACTTGAAAAATATACGATGAACAAACGAGTTTTTACAATCTAA
- a CDS encoding GNAT family N-acetyltransferase has protein sequence MLESVTIKELTTIEQIEEARKLEHEIWAVGSIPVHQTIATIRNGGIVLGAYLNDELIGFNYSCPGYINESVYLYSHMLGIKRNYRERGVGELLKIFLKDLARDRGYRDCRWTFDPLEARSGFLSFTKLRSHSDTYIENCYGEMEDPFNRALPTDRLCVEWQLVDNDYLRWDAKVDELIEEAKPVVACTANMVGLPTLDPEHTFRKGEALIHDAYLLPIPTYFQKIKVESPALAEDWRYKTRHILQEMFEQGYKIIHLIKKDEHLSHYVLVKRTLFAL, from the coding sequence ATGTTAGAATCAGTAACGATTAAGGAATTAACGACAATTGAGCAAATAGAAGAGGCACGCAAGCTAGAACATGAAATTTGGGCAGTGGGCAGCATACCAGTTCATCAGACAATCGCTACGATTCGTAATGGCGGTATTGTATTAGGTGCATATTTAAATGATGAGCTGATCGGCTTTAATTATAGCTGCCCAGGCTATATCAATGAATCGGTTTATTTATATTCGCATATGCTTGGCATTAAGCGAAATTATCGTGAGCGGGGTGTCGGTGAATTATTAAAAATTTTCTTAAAGGATCTTGCACGTGATCGAGGCTATCGCGATTGCCGTTGGACGTTTGATCCGCTTGAAGCACGCAGTGGGTTTTTAAGCTTTACGAAATTACGAAGCCATAGTGATACGTATATTGAAAACTGCTACGGTGAAATGGAAGACCCGTTCAATCGTGCATTACCGACGGATCGCCTTTGTGTCGAATGGCAGCTAGTCGATAACGATTATTTAAGATGGGATGCCAAAGTCGATGAATTAATTGAGGAAGCGAAGCCTGTTGTAGCATGCACTGCGAATATGGTGGGACTCCCTACATTAGATCCAGAGCATACGTTTCGCAAGGGGGAAGCACTAATTCATGACGCATATCTATTACCGATTCCGACATATTTTCAAAAAATCAAAGTAGAAAGCCCAGCATTAGCGGAAGATTGGCGCTATAAAACACGCCATATTTTGCAGGAAATGTTTGAGCAAGGCTATAAAATCATTCATCTTATCAAAAAAGATGAGCATCTTAGTCATTATGTACTTGTAAAGCGCACACTATTTGCTCTGTAA
- a CDS encoding peptide MFS transporter produces MYSKEEIVKSVPQTGFVGQPKGLFTLFFTEFWERFSYYGMRAILLFYMYYSLKDGGLGLDRTQANIIMSIYGSLIYMSGIIGGWIADRITGMRKAIFYGGILIMIGHILLALPLGATALYLSMFFIIIGTGLLKPNVSSVVGDLYAPNDVRRDSGFSIFYMGINLGGFIAPLLVGLFQKNWGFHAGFGVAAVGMFIGLVVYSMSQKSLGLAGSVAPNPLSAAEKKTTARNFTIGGLVMLALGIVAYRTGNASVENFSLLITFLGVMIPTVFIIYMYRSPKTSADEKSRLLAYIPLFICAVMFWAIAEQSSTILATFIDTRTNLHLWRFDIPAAWFQSFNPLFIIAMAPLFAILWTKLGDSGPSTPRKFAYSLFFAGVSFLIIIAAIVVTPEGTLVNPLWVVLSIFLLVAGELLLSPVGLSATTKLAPAAFAGQTMALWFLASAAAQAINAQLVRVYELVSETVYFGVLGGLSIVIGMIILLISPIITKAMRGIK; encoded by the coding sequence ATGTATTCTAAAGAAGAAATTGTGAAATCGGTTCCTCAAACTGGCTTCGTAGGGCAACCTAAAGGGCTATTTACTTTATTCTTTACAGAGTTTTGGGAACGATTTTCATATTATGGTATGCGTGCCATACTATTATTTTATATGTACTATTCTCTTAAAGATGGTGGCTTAGGGTTAGACCGGACGCAAGCAAATATTATCATGTCGATTTACGGGTCGTTAATTTATATGTCGGGCATTATCGGGGGTTGGATTGCCGATCGAATTACAGGCATGCGTAAAGCAATATTTTATGGCGGTATCTTAATTATGATCGGTCATATTTTACTTGCATTACCACTTGGTGCGACAGCGCTTTACTTATCGATGTTCTTCATTATTATTGGGACAGGCTTACTAAAACCAAATGTATCATCCGTCGTCGGAGATTTATATGCACCTAATGATGTTCGTCGTGATTCAGGCTTCTCTATTTTCTATATGGGGATTAACTTAGGTGGTTTCATAGCACCATTACTTGTTGGTTTATTTCAAAAGAACTGGGGCTTCCACGCAGGATTTGGTGTTGCTGCAGTAGGGATGTTTATTGGCTTAGTGGTTTACTCCATGTCACAAAAGAGCCTTGGTTTAGCAGGCTCTGTAGCGCCTAACCCATTATCGGCTGCAGAAAAGAAAACAACAGCACGTAACTTCACAATCGGTGGTTTAGTGATGCTTGCATTAGGTATAGTGGCATACAGGACTGGGAATGCAAGTGTCGAAAACTTCTCGTTATTAATCACATTTTTAGGAGTTATGATTCCTACAGTATTTATCATTTATATGTACCGTAGTCCAAAAACAAGTGCAGATGAAAAATCACGTCTCTTAGCTTATATTCCGTTATTCATATGTGCAGTAATGTTCTGGGCAATCGCTGAGCAATCTTCAACGATTTTAGCGACATTTATTGATACACGTACGAATTTACATCTATGGCGCTTTGATATTCCAGCAGCATGGTTCCAATCATTTAATCCCTTATTCATTATCGCTATGGCTCCATTATTTGCGATATTATGGACAAAATTAGGTGATTCAGGGCCATCAACGCCTCGTAAATTTGCCTATTCTTTATTCTTTGCAGGTGTTTCTTTCTTAATCATCATCGCCGCAATTGTAGTAACGCCAGAAGGTACTTTAGTAAATCCATTATGGGTGGTACTATCCATCTTCTTATTAGTTGCTGGTGAATTATTATTATCCCCAGTTGGTTTATCCGCTACTACCAAATTAGCGCCAGCAGCTTTCGCAGGTCAAACAATGGCCTTATGGTTTTTAGCATCAGCGGCTGCCCAAGCAATTAATGCACAGCTTGTTCGTGTTTATGAGCTCGTGTCAGAAACAGTGTACTTTGGTGTATTAGGTGGTTTATCCATTGTAATTGGTATGATCATTTTACTCATTTCACCAATTATTACAAAAGCCATGCGTGGCATTAAATAA
- the hflX gene encoding GTPase HflX — translation MNEVEILIERGILVGVNLQKDEHFDYSMEELANLAEALHVEVVGMVTQNLERVTPSHYVGTGKIDEIKAFYEEAGANIVIFNDELSPSQIRNLERDLDCKVIDRTMLILDIFSRRAKTREAQLQVELAQLQYMLPRLVGLHASLSRQGGGTGGGFKNRGAGETKLELDRRKIEDQISKIKKELEAVKEQRETQRKQRRKNAMPVVSIVGYTNAGKSTIMNQLLAKIGQDDSKQVFEKDMLFATLETSVRNIELEDNKSFLLTDTVGFVSKLPHHLVKAFRSTLEEAREADLLLHVVDVSNEEYRFMMDVTNDTLQAIDVENIPTIYVYNKSDLAKLEYPLISGDNIWIAAKEGVGLDELLQMIRKQIFSDYVTCQMLIPYEQGAVVSYLNEQATILETAYEEQGTLLTLELKQADYNKYENYEVK, via the coding sequence TTGAATGAGGTAGAAATATTAATTGAACGCGGCATTTTAGTCGGCGTGAATTTGCAAAAGGACGAGCACTTTGATTATTCAATGGAAGAATTAGCGAATTTAGCAGAAGCTTTACATGTAGAAGTCGTGGGGATGGTGACACAAAACTTAGAGCGTGTGACACCTTCGCACTACGTAGGCACAGGAAAAATTGATGAAATTAAAGCGTTTTACGAAGAAGCAGGTGCTAATATTGTCATTTTCAATGATGAATTATCGCCATCGCAAATTCGTAATTTAGAGCGTGATTTAGATTGTAAAGTTATCGATCGTACAATGCTCATTTTAGATATTTTCAGTCGCCGTGCTAAAACACGAGAGGCTCAGTTACAGGTAGAGCTTGCACAGCTTCAATATATGCTACCACGCCTAGTTGGTTTACATGCCTCACTTTCACGTCAGGGTGGTGGTACAGGTGGTGGCTTTAAAAACCGTGGTGCCGGGGAGACAAAACTGGAGCTCGATCGCCGTAAAATCGAGGACCAAATTTCAAAAATCAAAAAAGAATTAGAAGCAGTCAAAGAGCAACGTGAAACACAGCGTAAGCAGCGCCGTAAAAATGCAATGCCTGTCGTGTCAATTGTAGGCTATACGAATGCAGGTAAATCAACAATCATGAACCAACTTTTAGCGAAGATTGGTCAGGACGATAGCAAGCAAGTTTTCGAAAAAGATATGCTGTTCGCTACGCTTGAAACATCGGTGCGCAATATTGAATTAGAGGATAATAAATCATTTTTATTAACGGATACCGTTGGGTTTGTGAGTAAGTTGCCGCACCATTTAGTAAAGGCCTTCCGTTCAACGCTAGAGGAAGCGCGTGAAGCAGATTTACTACTGCATGTTGTGGACGTATCGAATGAGGAATATCGCTTTATGATGGATGTGACGAACGATACATTACAAGCAATTGATGTAGAAAATATCCCGACAATCTATGTGTACAACAAATCAGATTTGGCAAAGTTAGAATATCCATTAATTAGCGGGGATAATATTTGGATTGCAGCAAAAGAGGGAGTCGGCTTAGATGAATTACTTCAAATGATTCGTAAGCAAATTTTCTCGGATTATGTTACATGCCAAATGCTTATTCCATATGAGCAGGGAGCAGTCGTTTCTTATTTGAATGAACAGGCAACGATATTAGAAACAGCTTATGAAGAACAAGGCACGCTATTAACCTTGGAGCTCAAACAAGCGGATTACAATAAATATGAAAATTATGAAGTGAAATAA
- a CDS encoding class I SAM-dependent methyltransferase: MEFQQMKEQLMALLQNKTLIQATISQPRLKSNDLKRVKLKPIELRGDYLIQLEYQYERILKHENVPLADVVLKLDELFDQFRQAHAEFTEQTVQIQLSKKNKVLWKPNASSSTKQVNLSHNRKKQYLLDDSCVHPFLVRLGVQAEDGKIKKQKYDKFKQINRFIEFIDDSLAHLPKDKQIRILDFGSGKSYLTFALYHYLKIEKGLNIRVTGLDLKKEVIEECNRIAQDLRYEDLEFLVGDINDYNEETAVDMVVTLHACDVATDMALARAVKWGAKVILSVPCCQHELNRQLQSPELSLMTQHGLVKERFAALATDAIRAELLSLVGYETQLLEFIDMENTPKNILIRAYFTGKKPTDEQRSKYVEFVRFLNAQPFLEKELQDSLNQA; this comes from the coding sequence ATGGAATTTCAACAAATGAAAGAGCAGTTGATGGCTCTTTTACAAAATAAAACACTCATTCAAGCAACAATCAGCCAGCCACGTCTCAAATCAAATGACCTAAAGCGTGTAAAGTTAAAGCCTATAGAGCTTCGCGGTGACTATCTGATTCAGCTTGAATATCAATACGAGCGTATTTTAAAACACGAAAACGTACCACTTGCTGATGTGGTGCTAAAGCTGGACGAATTATTTGATCAATTTCGCCAAGCACATGCGGAATTTACAGAGCAAACCGTGCAAATCCAATTATCAAAGAAAAACAAAGTGCTATGGAAACCTAATGCGAGTTCCTCAACAAAGCAAGTGAACTTATCCCATAATCGTAAAAAGCAATATTTATTAGATGACTCATGTGTGCATCCGTTTTTAGTACGCTTAGGTGTGCAAGCAGAAGACGGAAAAATTAAAAAGCAAAAGTACGATAAATTTAAGCAAATTAATCGCTTTATTGAATTCATTGACGATTCTTTAGCACACTTACCAAAGGATAAGCAAATCCGCATTTTAGATTTTGGTTCAGGTAAATCGTATTTAACATTTGCGCTTTACCATTATTTAAAAATAGAAAAAGGGTTAAATATCCGTGTGACTGGGTTAGATTTAAAGAAGGAAGTTATCGAAGAATGTAATCGCATCGCGCAGGATTTACGTTACGAGGACTTGGAATTTTTAGTGGGCGATATTAATGATTACAACGAAGAAACAGCTGTCGATATGGTCGTAACCTTGCATGCATGTGACGTTGCAACCGATATGGCATTAGCGCGTGCGGTCAAATGGGGGGCGAAGGTAATTTTAAGTGTGCCTTGTTGTCAGCATGAACTAAACCGTCAGCTACAATCACCAGAGCTGTCCTTAATGACACAGCATGGCTTAGTGAAAGAACGATTTGCAGCACTTGCCACGGACGCAATTCGCGCTGAGTTACTATCACTTGTCGGCTATGAAACACAGCTATTAGAATTTATCGACATGGAAAACACACCAAAAAACATATTAATTCGTGCCTATTTCACTGGAAAGAAACCTACCGACGAGCAGCGTTCGAAATATGTCGAATTTGTGAGATTCTTAAATGCACAGCCATTTTTAGAAAAAGAACTCCAGGATTCATTAAATCAGGCTTAA
- a CDS encoding DUF47 domain-containing protein has product MFSSKKQDPFFATLLKIAENMREAVHYANDFRIETVADLKEISVRMKQYETAGDKLIHELIVMLNKSFMTPIEREDILSLAIRMDDVLDGTEGTIGHFEMFSLTEVDDSMRNFLTYIVKSSDEIVKAMVLLNKKDLVGMRQHAILIKDYERECDEVLRSSIKQLFLHEKDPIRLIKFKDIYEQLEEIADYCQTVANTIETIIMRNA; this is encoded by the coding sequence ATGTTTAGTTCAAAAAAGCAAGATCCATTTTTCGCGACATTATTAAAAATTGCTGAAAATATGCGTGAAGCAGTACATTACGCGAATGATTTCCGCATCGAAACAGTTGCTGATTTAAAAGAAATTAGCGTTCGTATGAAGCAATACGAAACAGCTGGCGATAAATTAATTCATGAGTTAATCGTAATGTTAAATAAATCATTTATGACACCGATCGAGCGCGAGGATATTTTATCTTTAGCAATTCGTATGGATGATGTATTAGATGGTACAGAAGGCACAATTGGGCACTTCGAAATGTTTTCTTTAACAGAAGTTGACGACTCTATGCGTAACTTCTTAACCTATATCGTAAAATCATCAGATGAAATTGTAAAAGCAATGGTGCTTTTAAACAAAAAGGATCTTGTTGGTATGCGTCAGCATGCAATTTTAATTAAAGATTATGAGCGTGAGTGCGATGAAGTATTACGTTCTTCCATCAAACAATTATTTTTACATGAAAAGGACCCTATTCGTTTAATCAAATTTAAAGATATCTATGAGCAACTTGAAGAAATTGCTGACTATTGCCAAACAGTAGCCAACACAATCGAAACAATCATTATGCGTAATGCATAA
- a CDS encoding inorganic phosphate transporter has translation MNTLLIITVLVVFFALAFDFINGFHDTANAIATSVSTRALPPRVAVLMAACMNFIGAVTFVGVAKAIASDIVDPFSLSTPEAPLIGSVVILAALLSAITWNLVTWYFGIPSSSSHTLIGSIAGAAIAASGFGVLNYSGFSKIIIALLVSPVIAICVGYLMMTLMKFLFKNMNLYKTNKGFRIMQIFTAAIQSFTHGTNDAQKAMGIITMALIAANWQTTDDVQGWVRFACALAMGLGTSIGGYKIIKTVGGKIMKIRPVNGAAADISSASIIFGATLIHLPVSTTHVISSAIMGVGAAQNVKGVNWGIARKIVTTWIITMPISAVMAALIYSVLNLFF, from the coding sequence ATGAACACACTATTAATCATTACCGTATTAGTAGTCTTTTTTGCACTAGCATTTGACTTCATTAATGGTTTCCATGATACGGCTAATGCTATTGCTACATCTGTTTCTACACGAGCCTTACCGCCACGTGTAGCTGTATTGATGGCAGCATGTATGAACTTTATCGGTGCTGTTACCTTCGTCGGTGTAGCAAAAGCCATTGCATCTGATATTGTTGACCCATTCTCATTATCAACACCTGAAGCACCCTTAATCGGTTCTGTCGTTATTTTAGCGGCTCTGCTTTCTGCCATTACGTGGAACCTAGTAACATGGTATTTTGGGATTCCATCTAGTTCATCTCACACATTAATTGGTTCGATCGCCGGTGCTGCGATTGCTGCTTCTGGTTTTGGTGTATTAAACTATAGCGGGTTTTCAAAAATCATTATTGCATTATTAGTCTCACCTGTAATCGCAATTTGCGTTGGTTACTTAATGATGACTTTAATGAAATTCCTATTTAAAAACATGAACCTTTATAAAACCAATAAAGGCTTCCGTATTATGCAAATTTTCACTGCGGCCATTCAATCGTTTACGCACGGTACAAACGATGCACAAAAGGCGATGGGGATTATTACAATGGCATTAATCGCTGCCAATTGGCAAACAACGGATGATGTACAAGGCTGGGTTCGTTTTGCCTGTGCCCTTGCAATGGGGCTAGGTACTTCAATTGGTGGTTATAAAATCATCAAAACAGTAGGTGGGAAAATCATGAAAATTCGTCCTGTCAATGGCGCTGCAGCTGATATCTCGTCTGCATCCATCATTTTCGGGGCAACATTAATTCATTTACCTGTTTCCACAACACATGTTATTTCATCTGCGATTATGGGTGTAGGTGCTGCACAAAATGTTAAAGGCGTTAACTGGGGCATCGCACGTAAAATCGTTACAACTTGGATTATTACAATGCCGATCTCAGCTGTTATGGCAGCCTTGATTTACTCTGTTTTAAATTTATTTTTCTAA